In Sphingobacterium sp. SYP-B4668, the sequence TGGCGCAATTTAGGAAATTTTAGAGAGGATTCTCAATTATACACTTGGTTGTACCGCATTGCTACGAACGAATGTATCACCTTCCTAAATAAGAAAAAGCAAAAGCAGAATGTATCGTTAGACGACGATACGTCTGCTTATTTAGCGGATTCGCTTGCGGATGGCAGCTATTTTAACGGTGACAAGGCGCAGTTGAAACTTCAGCAGGCCTTGCTAACGTTGCCAGAAAAACAAAAATTGGTATTCAATATGAAGTATTTCGATGACATGAAATACGAAGAGATATCGGATGTATTGGGAACAAGTGTGGGGGCTCTAAA encodes:
- a CDS encoding RNA polymerase sigma factor, producing MEDALIISKFADEHTREEAFGLLLKKYQQKIYWHVRRMVIDHDDADDVVQDIFIKVWRNLGNFREDSQLYTWLYRIATNECITFLNKKKQKQNVSLDDDTSAYLADSLADGSYFNGDKAQLKLQQALLTLPEKQKLVFNMKYFDDMKYEEISDVLGTSVGALKASYHLAVKKIEHFFNTHD